GATTATTTCTTAGTCCTGTTAGAATCGCAACCCCTGTAGGTATTTTTTTACGAGCATTTTGCACTTCAGGTACATTCAATTCCCGAACAAAACTATTCAAATCTGGGCGGTAAACTTGAATAATTAATTCATCCACAATACCTAAATTAACCCATCTTTTCCAATCCTGTAAAAAGAGATTATAAGCAGTGGAGTAAGGATTAGGAGCAACAGAAAAAATAAAATTGGGATTTCTTTGTTTAAGAAGAGTATTTAATCTCACCATGAAATCAGTAATTTTATCAGCACGCCATTTTACCCATTCTCTATCTTGAGGATTAGCAGGAGGGTTTTTTTTCGTTTCTTGTTTATAAAGATTTACGGTATAAGGATCATATCCAAAGTCTCGTGGTAGCGCCATATGATCATCAAATTGAATACCATCTACTCGATAGCGGGTACAAATTTCCAGAACTAAATCAGTTATAAACTGTTGCACTTGAGGATGAAAAGGGTTTAGCCAGACAACTTGCCCGGCCGCACTATTTCCTATCTTACTGCCATCTCGCCTATTGGTTAACCATCTAGGATGCTTAAGTGCTAACTCCGAAGAAGGAGGAGCCATAAAACCAAACTCAAACCA
This is a stretch of genomic DNA from Cyanobacterium aponinum PCC 10605. It encodes these proteins:
- a CDS encoding glycoside hydrolase family 10 protein codes for the protein MKKIVILFIISLLMVLTLPQPSKIWGQTSFAEIRGVWITKNDSDIWLDTPKLESSIQELAQLNFNTIYPVVWNSGYVSYDSAVAKRVGIPIIKAGNNKDMIAEITYQGHLNRLLVVPWFEFGFMAPPSSELALKHPRWLTNRRDGSKIGNSAAGQVVWLNPFHPQVQQFITDLVLEICTRYRVDGIQFDDHMALPRDFGYDPYTVNLYKQETKKNPPANPQDREWVKWRADKITDFMVRLNTLLKQRNPNFIFSVAPNPYSTAYNLFLQDWKRWVNLGIVDELIIQVYRPDLNSFVRELNVPEVQNARKKIPTGVAILTGLRNNPSPITLIEDKVRQARRYRLGVSFFYYETLWIEKPTETPDLRKAVVRALFYNPQPRFPVSKI